aacctcTGCATTACATGACCATCATGAGCAGCAGAGTCTGCATCCTCCTTGTCTTTAGCTCGTGGCTTGCAGGATTCCTGGTCATCTTTCCACCTGTAATTCTGGTGCTGAAGTTGGATTTCTGTGCCTCCAATATAATCGATCATTTTGTCTGTGACTCTTCGCCAATTCTACAACTTTCTTGCACAAACACTCACTTTCTAGAACTCATGGCATTTGTTTTAGCGGTGGTAACGCTTATGGTCACCTTAACCCTAGTTATGCTCTCCTACACACACATCATCCGCACAATTCTGAGAATTCCTTCCACGAGTCAAAGGAAAAAAGCCTTTTCCACGTGTTCCTCCCACATGATAGTGGTCTCCCTCTCTTATGGCAGCTGCATCTTCATGTACATCAAGCCTTCTGCAAAGGAAAGGGTGAGTTTAAACAAAGGCGTAGCTGTGATCATTACCTCAGTGACTCCTCTACTCAATCCTTTCATATATACCTTAAGAAACCAGCAGGTGAAGCAAGCCTTCAAGAACATGGTCCACAGAATGgtcttttcttcatataaatgaatGTCTTTATGCAAAAACGTATACATACCCCTGAAAATAGAGCATTATGGAAATCTTTGGATTTTACTACGTAAATTCTTGAAACCCTTCATTTCGGTCTTTCTCTTAAACATTAAACATTCTACATCATTaatatctctttttcttattaGCCGAAAGTCAGGTCTTATCTATTTTAACTTATATAGAAAATGGCCAGTCTTCACCTGTGTaactaaattttactttttttaataataaatttattttttattggtgttcaatttgccaacatacagaataacacccagtgctcatcccgtcacgtgccgccctcagtgcccgtcacctattcacccccaccccccgccctcctccccttccaccacctctattTCATTTCCCAAGTTAGGAgacttcatgttctgtctccctttctgatatttcttacccatttcttctcccttcccttctattccctttcactaaaatttatattccccaaatgaatgagaccatacaatgtttgtccttctccgattgacttatttcactcagcataataccctccagttccctccacgttgaagcaaatattaggtatttgtcatttctaatggctgaggaatattccattatatacatagtccacagcttctctatccatcatctgtcgatggacaccgaggctccttccacagtttgtctattgtggacattactgctagaaacatcggggtgcaggtgtcccggcgttgcattgcatctgaatctttgaggtaaatccccagcagtgcaattgctgggtcgtagggcaggtctatttttaactctttgaggaacctccacacagttttccagagtggctgcaccagttcacattcccaccaacaatgtaagatacctaggaataagcctaattaaagaggtaaaggatctataccctaaaaactatagatcacttctgaaagaaattgaggaagacacaaagagatcgaaaaatattccatgctcatggattggcagaattaatattgtgaaaatgtcaatgttacccagggcaatttacacgtttaatgcaatccctatcaaaatgccatggactttcttcagagagttagaacaaattattttaagatttgtgtggaatcagaaaagaccccaaacagccaggggaattttaaaaaagaaaaccatagcggggcatcacaatgccagatttcaggttgtactacaatgCTGTGGTTATCAagacagtttggtactggcacaaaaacagacatatagatcgatggaacagaatagagaatccagaagtggaccctgaactttatggtccactaatattcaacaaaggaggaaagactatccactggaagaaagacagtctcttcaataaatgatgctgggaaaattggacatccacatgcagaagaatgaaactggacccgtctcttgcaccagacacaaagataaactcaaaatggatgaaagatctaaatgtgagacaagattccatcacaatcctagaggagaacacaggcagcaccctttaTGAACTCggccacaataacttcttgcaagatatatccatgaagtcaaaagaaacaaaagcaaaaatgaactattgggacttatccataagaaacttttgcacagcaaaggatacagtcaataaaactacaagacaacctacagaaagggagaagatatttgcaaatgacgtatcagataaagggctagtttccaagatctataaagaacttattaaactcaacagcaaagaaacaaacaatccaatcatgaaatgggcaaaagacatgaagagaaatctcacagaggaagacatggacatggccaacatgcacatgaggcagtgctccatatcacttgccatcagggaaatacaaatcaaaaccaccatgagatcccacctcacaccagggagaatggggaaaattaacaaggcaggaaaccacaaatgttggagaggatgcggagaaaagggaaccctcttacattgttggtaaCTAATTTTAGATGTCAATAACCTTTATTGTTTCTCATATCAAAGCAAGGTAGttgatatattcatacaaaaatcatgttaaaaggaaaactgtagactataaaggaaaaataagctatcctgataaaattcatttttataatcgGATTATTTCCATTGTTAAAAATCGGCCTTTTCTActgacatgaagaaaaatgacaaactTAGACTCCGGGATGCAATGAGATGTAGCCTTCAGAGAGAATCTAGGAAATGATGACATATAACTTATGAGCTTTCCTCTATCAGAAAATCTCCATATTGTCTTTATCCTTCCATTGCCCTTTTCACGGCAGGTCGTACCTCCCTACTCTAACTCAGGAGAATGACGTGCAGGTAAAAACGCGTCCAAGTCAGGTTCCTGTAGTCAGTGAGCCCCTCAGCAGCAATGATCACTAAACCAAATTGTTTGTCTTGGGACAATAGTTAGGAGTCTAACTAGACAGTAAGTGGACTTGAtgttttatcttaatttcttGCATGGTCTGATATAGATGTTAAAGTGAAGAGCTCACCATCCATAGTCTCTAAGTGGACACTTTTCTGGTTGCTCATAGACAAGACTGTCTGAGCACTCACCTGTTTCTTATCATTTTACATTAATGGAATAAgttacattttttccaaagagataTAACACAATAAAACCACAAAgtgaaagttaaataatttattggATTATAAATTCTTTAATGGAGCAAtttgtaaagaaacaaaaaaatacaagtttgaTTTTCCGGGGCTATACCAAGGAAGCAGAAGTGcaaaagagaaaatcaggaaTGTGGAAAAGAATATGCAAGTGTCAACTAAATGAATATATAGTATATGTGTGGTATATATGATAGCGATGCAGGAAGACAAGATAGAGAAGGGGGAAAATAAGAAGGTAAAGGAAAGTTGATCCTCTTGATTGACAAAAACTTCCCTGAGGAAATTGATTCTAACATTCACATTGTCAGTAAGATGTGAAAATCCCTATAAATCTTtccaaaacaaatattaaatgcttaaattgaaatattattttacagtgttatgaaataatgaatttttactGCAAATGTAATTTTGGTGAGAAAAGTATCATATATGTTGGAGGCCATGGTATTAGAGGCTTTCAAAAAGTATTTCTGCTCATATTTCACGCTCAcactaatatttcaaaaatacatttccttttcttaaagtgCTAAGCAGTTTATAAATAAGCATTCATAATATTATCTTAAGTAATCCACTGATTACATAACTACTGATTTGTACCATTTTTAATGAGGGGCGAGTATTCCGAGTAGAGAGGAATATACAATATGAATGAGGCACAAGGTTATATATTCACCATGTTACCAGAGTCCACAATCTAATGGGCTATGGCTttagcaaacaaataaatgactgaatggaTGAACAAGCAGTTGGCTCTGGCAATATTAAAAATGAACCATTTTCAGtaccatctctttctctccagaTTCCTAAGGTATCATTCTCACTGCTATGTGCCTTGTTAGGTTCCATTTTCCAGAAGATATGGATCCACAACAGTATTTATGTCTCCTGTGGTTTCACTGGCATTCCACGTCTACAGTCTTTAATATCGAACAATAGGATGAAACCAACAACAATTTACTTGGACAAGTTTCAAAAAGGACCAATGTTCTTATAACTCTATTAtttaataaaggaagagaaaaaggaaaaatcatcaaAACATCAGAACAATTGTCCAAAGGATCTTAGATATAGGCATAGCTagctatacacacacatacgtatatGCATCTGCTATGTATAGAAATATTAtaagtatctatttatttaggatttcatttatttacttgagactggggagatgggcagagagagagggagaagcagactccccactcaccaaggagcccaatgcagggcttgatcccaggaccccagggctaTGACCAGAACCAAaggaggcagacgcttaaccaaccgagccacacaggcaccctatACATATTTGTAGTTAAGTATGTGCATATAACATATATGAATCCATAGACACACATATTTGTGCTTGTGTGTTTAGAGCCCCAAACATTTTAGAACTTGAATTAAATCTTTATATAATATTTGAGAGCAGTATCTGTACTTGCACACATGTGTTTCTGTCAGAGTACAGCATACTTTATTGGTGGTACAAATCACAATAGGGCTCCCTGAGCCCCACTCCATCTTCAAGGGGTCTGGATATAAACCATTCAGAGATCAGGAGATTCTCAATGTGTTAGGGGATGAGTTGGGGCAAGGACCctccagcagctgagggcctctcaCTTATTCTTATGCTGTCAgtggggctggtggtccagggGGTTCTTACTCATTGGAGGTCACGTTGGTCATAATGTCCAATATCCTGTTGCTGTAACCAATTCATTATGGCACCAGGAAATGAGCTGGTTAAAGTCACCATTGAGGGCAGTGCAGCCCCAGCATCAGAGGTAGAAGAGTGTGTGTCACTGTTAAAGTCACAGAAGATAACCTGGTTCTCAGTGCAGCCTAGGATGTCCTTGAGGGTGCTCTGTGTTGCCTACTTCACCACTTTCTTGATGTCATAAtttttggcagctttctccaggcagCAAGATAGATGCATCACTGACCCACTGAGGGTGGGGACATGGAAGACCATGCCAGAGAACTTCCCATTTGGCTAGGGATGACCCTGCCCACAGCTTTGACAGTGCCAGtagaagcagggatgatgttTTGGGCAGCTCCTCAGCTACCACACCATGTCCTCCCAGGAGGGCCAGCTATGGTTTCTGGGTGACAATGATGACAAGGACTGTGGTCATGAGTCCTTTCATGCTGCCAAAGTGGTCATGAATGACCTTACCCAGAGGAGCCAAGTAATTGGAGGTATTTCTGGCAATCTGGAGGTAATTGTCATACTTCTCATGGTTCACACTCCTCACAAACATGGAGGCATCAGAAGAATGATGGGTGGAGATGATGACTCTCTTGGTGCCATGTTTCACACGAGCCCCAGCTTTCTCCATGGTTGTGAAGTGAATTCAGGAGCAGTACCACCCCATTTGATGTGGCGGGCTAGATGCAGACAGGCTTTCAATTGATAACAGTTTTCTTATTCCCAGGCTTGACTGTGCCATTGCTATTGCTATGGGTGGAATCATACTGGGACATGTAGATCATGTGGTTGAGGTCAATGAAGGTGTCATTGATGGCAACAATATCCACTTGGCCATAGTTCAAAGTAGCCCTGTGACCAGGTGCCCAATTATGTCTTAGTCGGGTTACTCCAAACCATGTCTCTGAGACCTGGCATCACACGAGAAGATGTGGCTTTCTGTCAGATAAAGAGGAACAGAGACACAGTGCATGCACgtacttttgaaataaattaggaATTTTAGTACAAGGGATGTTTCACTTCTAAATAAGGAGAGGAACTACTCATCTGTATATTCAATAAGTCAGACATTGGCATGACCATAGTAACCACATAAATACCTTCCTCACCCCTTGCTGAAgtctaatattaaaaattaccgTTCTCAATTTCAGAAATAACTCCTAAAAGTCTTTCCAAGCATCGCCTGCATTGTCATCCAGTAACAAGTAGTCATAGAAGGCTTTTAGCATAGAGTGAAATAACTGCATGTGAGTAAAAccatttgaaaattatctttctctgattgacttatttcactcctcataataccctccagttccatccatgtcgaagtaaatggtaggtattcatcctttctgatggctgaggattattccattgtatgtatatatacatatatattatgttatatatataacaccAAATATTCCTTATCTTTTCCTCTGTCGAAGGACACCATAGCTCCTTCCACTGTTGGGCTAGTAATGAGGGcatatgatgagatgagcactgggagttatactacatgctggcaaattgaatttaataaaaaaaataaaattaaaaaaaagaaaaattcctctagttgtatctatctatctatctatctatctatctatctatctatctatcatctctctatctaATGCATAAGCTCTATTCtgaatttggggcttgaactcacaacccccaaaCTACAAGTTGCATGCctactgacttagccagccaggagcccctcattatttaaataaactttttctttaatgatagttctatatttacagaaaaaaacaacaaagagagtACAGAGCACTACTACATATCCGTTGTCAAGCTTCCTACATTGTTAGCACCCTGCATCCCTATGGAATATTTGCCACAACCAAGGAAGCGAGGATGGGATATTGCCACTAACTAAACTCCACACTTAATTCAGATTTCAcagacattttttcccctaatgtccTTCTGCTCTTCCAGGACTCTATCCAGGATACGGCATTAATTCTCATCTCTCCCAGGCATCTCTTGACTCAGACAATTTCCTCACAATGGTCTTGTTTGGATGACCTTATGTTTTGAGGAGCCCTGATCAAGTATTTGACAGAATGTCCTTCCATGTGGCTTCCTTTGATGCTTTTATCCCCCTAAACTGAGTGGATCGAAAGACTAGAGAAGCAGCTGTATAATTGGGTAGAAACCAAGGAAACTCAAGGGATGAAGTTCTTAAACAGACTGTGGGTtctgagaagaaaaaacacagagaaaatgtgGCCTTTTGTCACCTCATACCGGCAAATTCATACTATCAACAGGATGCAACAGGATGACATAAACTGTGGTCATTGGGCCCAGGTAGTGTTTTCCAGGTTCCTTCATTATCAAAGTATCTTCACAGCTTCCATAACCCTCTACCAGCACTTCACCTAGGGCATCTCAGACTCGGGCAGCTAAGCCCACTCTCTTGAGGTTGGAAGGTATCAACATAGGTTATTGGGAATTCTCCTGTACAGAAAATTTGTCTCCtccaatttctttatttctcaaattattaTGTATCGTGGACTGGATATGTATCTTACACTTTGAGTTATCATACAATACCATGTATTGTATTTTATGCTCAAATGTTTCCACCTTGGGTCATTGGACCTCTTTCAATTTGATGCCTGTGTCCTTTCAAAATGCcccatgtttttctttatgttttaaggACTCCCCTACTGTCTGGCACTGGAAGATTCTTCAGGATCATCTTGAATGTCCCCTGCGCAACCCTAGCATCAGCCATTTGTGCAATCAACCTGCTTCCTTTGGCTGGAGAATGTGATCAGAAACCAGAATCACGTTGCTAGGTGTACTGGTTGCTACTGAGGTGTCATTGCCTCTAGACTCTCAACAAACGACCCACACACACGTGTGTTTACATAAAATCTGTCATTATCTCTGCATCTGCGCCTCTGCATCAATTCTAATCTAAAGATGACTTCATACCAATGTCCCCAACTCTAATCCTATATCACACGATTCATCCTCGCCGTCTCCTTTGCTGATCTGTAACCTCCTATTTCAACAGTGAGAAATGTGACGGTGGCCACCACTGGCCATGCATCTTCTTGTTCCCCGCGGGACGTACCCACTCAAGCTTCATGACTGTAACCCTATCTCTCGCTGAGAAACGACATTACCAACCAGAGTGCAGTGTCTATGCGCTGTtccttgtgtatttatttttctattttccagccAGAGAgctgttttttaaagttacttagATCAGCAGCTTTCTCCTCATTCTCTTCATTAAAATTATGTCATATATTTGTAATGCAGTGTGATTCTGTGACCACAGCCTCCATTTCTTCCACGGATCCCCTGActtcttaagtttaaaaaatttctgtgtgCAAGTATTCATTATTTGTGTCTTGAAGGTCTACAGGCTCCGACAGATGCATAGTGCCAAGGATCCACCACAGTAATACTGTTACGATTAGTTCCACCACCAAATATCCATTGGATTTCACGTGAACACAAGTTTTCAAATCAGCTAGCTACATACCAAGGAGCACAAATTCTGGTTTAccaaatttgtctatttttaattaataaggaGCTGCTGCACTGTCTGCTGTATTCTTTTCCACCCTCATTAGTGataaatgagagttcctattgctctaCACCTCGCCAATACTGAGTATTATCAAGTTTTGGATTGAAGCTCTTATAGGTGTACCGTCCATTTtgaactttccatttttttgtggtatattatatatgaataatctctcctctctccttcacttGTCTCCATGTCCAGGGCTCCCTACCTCCACACGATTGTGTTCCACTTCTCTCCAAAATCAtatctctgcacctcctaccttacacaatgtggcctcttctctccctcgaGTTGTGCAACTTTTCCGCGAGCTTTCAGATCAAGTGCTAGGGTATTCAGAATGACCTGATTTTACCTAGCTGTGCAGGGGGTGAGGCAAGCCtagactcctcctcctcctcctcctcctcctcctcctcctccgtctTAGCTCATTCCTTCCTGTCACTAATGGTGACAACTTTTAATCAGCTCCATTTCTAGTTATCAAATCTCTGTAATaactttgttttccttataaAAGATAATACTTCTAATC
This region of Vulpes vulpes isolate BD-2025 chromosome 8, VulVul3, whole genome shotgun sequence genomic DNA includes:
- the LOC112911314 gene encoding olfactory receptor 6C75-like — translated: MRNHTKVTEFILLGLTDDPKWQVVLFIFLLVTYMCSVTGNLVIIFLTLTDPHLKTPMYFFLRNFSFLEMSFTSAAIPRFLVTVVTGDRTISYNDCLAQVFFVILLGVTEFYLLTAMSYDRYVAICKPLHYMTIMSSRVCILLVFSSWLAGFLVIFPPVILVLKLDFCASNIIDHFVCDSSPILQLSCTNTHFLELMAFVLAVVTLMVTLTLVMLSYTHIIRTILRIPSTSQRKKAFSTCSSHMIVVSLSYGSCIFMYIKPSAKERVSLNKGVAVIITSVTPLLNPFIYTLRNQQVKQAFKNMVHRMVFSSYK